A part of Thiomicrorhabdus sediminis genomic DNA contains:
- a CDS encoding flagellin, producing the protein MAMVINTNVAALNATRVLDGTGRDLNTSMERLTSGLRINSAADDAAGLAITTSMTAQIMGTDQAVRNATDGISLLQTLDGASEEVVNALQRMRELAIQSLNGTYGDSNRAQMDEEYSQLEEEINRIAHTTQFNGTDIMGKVSASGALVSGSPSAVGLHVGAYAGSANKVTVSLQSFRIGASGAGTAAGAGGVLGRYTNITGSVVSAAFSANTIATAAGASVAVQHIDGALSVLSTSRAGWGALQNRLESTVSNLQNVSENLSGARSQILDADFAKESAELARTQVLQQAGMSMLAQANQTSQNVMSLLR; encoded by the coding sequence ATGGCAATGGTAATTAATACAAACGTAGCAGCTCTAAACGCGACCCGTGTTCTTGATGGTACAGGACGCGACTTGAATACAAGTATGGAGCGACTAACAAGTGGTCTACGCATCAACTCTGCGGCGGATGACGCGGCAGGTCTTGCAATCACAACAAGTATGACTGCTCAGATTATGGGTACTGACCAAGCGGTTCGAAATGCGACAGATGGTATTTCGCTTCTTCAGACTCTTGATGGAGCTTCAGAAGAGGTTGTGAATGCGTTACAGCGTATGCGTGAATTGGCTATCCAGTCATTGAACGGTACCTATGGTGATTCTAACCGTGCTCAGATGGATGAAGAGTACTCTCAGTTAGAAGAAGAAATTAACCGTATCGCTCATACTACTCAGTTCAATGGAACTGACATTATGGGTAAAGTATCGGCTTCTGGTGCGCTGGTTTCAGGTTCACCTTCAGCGGTTGGTCTACACGTTGGTGCCTATGCAGGTAGTGCGAACAAGGTAACCGTTTCTCTACAATCATTCCGTATCGGTGCTTCGGGTGCAGGTACAGCAGCTGGTGCTGGTGGTGTATTGGGTCGTTATACCAATATCACAGGTTCAGTTGTCAGTGCGGCATTCTCGGCAAACACTATCGCCACGGCGGCTGGTGCTTCGGTAGCGGTTCAGCACATTGATGGTGCTTTATCTGTACTAAGTACTTCTCGTGCGGGTTGGGGTGCGTTGCAAAACCGTTTGGAATCAACGGTATCCAACCTTCAGAACGTGAGTGAAAACCTATCTGGTGCGCGCTCTCAGATCCTGGATGCAGACTTTGCGAAAGAAAGTGCCGAGCTAGCTCGAACACAGGTTCTACAGCAAGCCGGTATGAGTATGTTGGCTCAAGCTAACCAGACCTCGCAAAATGTAATGTCTTTATTAAGATAA
- a CDS encoding flagellin: MAMVINTNMGSLNAVRTLDLTSRELSTSMERLTSGLRINSAADDAAGLAITTSMTSQIRGTDQAIKNVSDGISLVQTMDGASEEVVNALQRMRELAVQSLNGTYGDANRAQMDSEFSQLEEEINRIAHTTKFNQINLMGNVSVSGPLVSGTPTPVDVHVGWQAGSANKITVSTASFRIAASGASGILGRYTNITGSVVSASFSANTLTTQAGASVAIQHIDGALSLVGNQRAAWGALQNRLESTMSNLQNMNENMNGARSAILDADFAKESAELARTQVLQQAGMSMLAQANQSTQNVMQLLQ; this comes from the coding sequence ATGGCAATGGTAATCAATACAAATATGGGTTCATTGAACGCGGTCCGTACCTTGGATCTGACAAGTCGTGAACTTAGTACTTCAATGGAACGCTTAACAAGTGGTCTACGCATTAACTCAGCAGCGGATGATGCAGCGGGTCTAGCGATCACCACAAGCATGACATCTCAGATTCGTGGTACAGACCAAGCGATCAAAAACGTCAGTGACGGGATTTCTTTAGTACAGACAATGGACGGCGCTTCGGAAGAGGTTGTCAACGCCTTGCAGCGTATGCGTGAACTTGCCGTACAGTCTTTGAACGGTACTTATGGCGATGCTAACCGTGCACAGATGGATTCTGAGTTCTCTCAGCTGGAAGAAGAGATTAACCGTATTGCACACACAACCAAGTTCAACCAGATCAACTTGATGGGTAATGTCAGTGTTTCTGGTCCGCTGGTTTCAGGTACACCTACCCCGGTAGATGTGCATGTAGGTTGGCAAGCAGGTAGTGCGAATAAGATTACGGTATCTACCGCCAGTTTCCGAATCGCCGCTTCTGGTGCCTCGGGGATTTTGGGGCGTTATACCAATATTACCGGTTCTGTGGTGAGTGCGTCTTTTTCTGCAAACACTCTGACCACCCAGGCCGGTGCATCGGTGGCGATCCAGCATATTGACGGTGCTCTGTCACTGGTGGGTAACCAGCGTGCGGCATGGGGTGCTCTACAAAACCGTTTAGAGTCGACCATGTCTAACTTGCAGAATATGAATGAAAACATGAACGGTGCACGTTCGGCGATCTTAGATGCAGACTTTGCGAAAGAGAGTGCGGAACTGGCTCGAACACAGGTTCTACAGCAGGCAGGTATGAGTATGTTAGCTCAGGCTAACCAGTCTACTCAGAATGTCATGCAGTTACTTCAGTAA
- a CDS encoding 6-hydroxymethylpterin diphosphokinase MptE-like protein, which produces METIEQLTWQESPFGEHYLKEVNKSAFQRQLSKQLFAKHFAKAFDNDETLYVIVGTDSGLLLKYVQQYYDELKNSRFVFIDFDNVLTEIKEQFDAKKYERINVFKESFDLALLGQLYSSYLVTGKIELFRSIAVLDAKRDEPYAQLWHHYQESFQQFLVVEKNALDSRPFIDAMLLNASHNLEPLINHSDALQGGTALILGGGPSLDEALPWIKQVREKLVIFSAGRIARRLLAEGISPDFFVSVDPYDISFDNSKGMFHFVEDSILLNGNHISPKILAQWSGASSYMSTKYPWHEKDGKMEKNIAAPGPNVINTAVNAAVELGCSQIIFSGVDLCFPLGKAYESSSDEAKVGGRFTFKGVSTVKDNRGELAETQPAYANARQGLELQVKIYLQEYPHLNFINTGLYSAAMENVEYVAPEKIEQKIDLVSKKQQVASLKQSLEMSLSERTQRVESSVKELQSQLKRFKSIVSLSKDGLKFVKTLYKNGQQDDKSVKKSMKAHSKISQIIGDDGDMLFRYDSVAFKENFRPMDEQNMEQEDIESQLTSFFKGVNRSAEMFSKQLELAIHYAKLTEDELKNRDFDALSERWQKYDAIGRVFNFVKWHPEALQVHAEKIEALQQNFYDELSNTQTRLVESLEKKSRDLPSLISRIEQAKEQHNRQTLVELLEHLQSLQEDAAVKSLIFYVQGLLADIDGNAEEAIAVLKQAEDNIIKEKALLKCLSICMQARNHQCSLQTLEALCSVSLNYMIPYADFLKTIGQLPSAIQILEIYVQAQSQDFDAWAKLIQFTHEVDPQRAKQIAEQVIEYDPENEMIKAYL; this is translated from the coding sequence ATGGAAACGATAGAACAATTAACTTGGCAAGAAAGCCCGTTTGGTGAGCATTACCTTAAAGAAGTCAATAAAAGCGCTTTTCAGCGTCAGTTGTCTAAGCAATTATTTGCCAAACACTTTGCCAAGGCTTTTGATAATGATGAAACACTTTATGTCATTGTCGGTACAGATTCCGGGCTGTTGCTGAAGTATGTTCAGCAGTATTACGATGAGTTGAAAAATTCACGTTTTGTTTTTATCGATTTTGACAATGTTTTGACAGAGATTAAAGAACAGTTCGATGCGAAAAAATATGAACGGATTAATGTCTTCAAGGAAAGTTTTGATCTGGCTTTATTGGGGCAACTTTATTCCAGTTATTTGGTTACCGGTAAAATAGAGCTGTTCCGTTCCATTGCCGTACTCGATGCCAAGCGAGATGAACCCTATGCTCAGCTTTGGCACCATTATCAGGAAAGCTTCCAGCAGTTCTTGGTGGTTGAAAAAAACGCCTTGGACTCACGCCCGTTTATCGATGCGATGTTGTTGAATGCCAGCCATAACCTTGAGCCGCTGATTAATCATAGTGATGCTTTGCAAGGTGGAACCGCATTGATTCTCGGTGGAGGTCCTTCTTTGGATGAGGCATTACCGTGGATTAAACAGGTGCGAGAAAAGCTGGTCATTTTTTCTGCGGGACGCATCGCCAGACGTTTATTAGCTGAAGGTATTTCACCGGACTTTTTTGTCTCGGTTGACCCTTACGATATCAGTTTTGATAACTCCAAAGGAATGTTCCATTTTGTCGAAGATTCTATCCTGCTTAACGGTAACCATATTTCGCCTAAAATTTTGGCGCAGTGGAGTGGTGCCAGCAGCTATATGTCGACCAAATATCCGTGGCATGAAAAAGACGGGAAAATGGAAAAAAATATTGCCGCCCCAGGGCCGAATGTGATTAATACCGCGGTTAATGCCGCGGTGGAGCTTGGATGTTCGCAAATTATCTTTTCCGGTGTCGATTTGTGTTTTCCATTAGGTAAAGCCTACGAATCAAGTAGTGATGAAGCCAAAGTTGGTGGGCGTTTTACCTTTAAAGGCGTGAGTACCGTAAAGGATAACCGTGGTGAGCTGGCTGAAACACAGCCAGCTTATGCCAATGCTCGTCAGGGGCTGGAATTGCAGGTGAAAATCTATTTACAGGAATATCCGCATTTGAACTTTATCAATACAGGGCTATATTCTGCAGCGATGGAAAATGTCGAATATGTCGCGCCTGAAAAGATTGAGCAGAAAATCGATCTGGTCAGTAAAAAGCAGCAAGTGGCGAGTTTGAAGCAGTCTCTTGAAATGAGCTTGTCAGAACGAACGCAGCGAGTTGAATCTTCGGTTAAGGAGTTGCAATCGCAACTGAAGCGTTTTAAATCGATTGTCAGTTTATCTAAAGATGGCCTGAAGTTTGTCAAGACACTGTATAAGAATGGTCAGCAAGATGATAAGTCGGTAAAAAAATCGATGAAAGCGCACAGTAAAATCAGTCAGATTATCGGCGATGACGGCGATATGCTATTCAGATATGACTCGGTGGCTTTCAAGGAAAACTTCCGTCCAATGGACGAGCAGAATATGGAACAAGAGGATATCGAGTCGCAGTTGACCTCTTTTTTCAAGGGGGTAAACCGTTCCGCCGAAATGTTCTCAAAGCAGTTGGAGCTTGCCATTCATTATGCCAAATTGACCGAAGACGAACTTAAAAACCGAGACTTTGACGCTCTATCTGAGCGTTGGCAGAAATATGACGCTATCGGTAGGGTATTCAACTTTGTTAAGTGGCACCCTGAAGCGCTTCAGGTTCATGCTGAAAAAATCGAAGCATTGCAGCAGAATTTTTATGATGAGTTGAGTAATACTCAGACAAGACTGGTTGAGAGTCTAGAAAAGAAAAGTCGTGATTTGCCGTCATTGATCAGTCGTATTGAACAAGCAAAAGAACAGCATAACCGTCAAACTCTAGTAGAACTGCTTGAACACTTGCAGTCTTTGCAAGAAGACGCCGCGGTTAAATCGCTGATTTTTTATGTTCAAGGCCTGTTGGCGGATATTGATGGTAATGCTGAAGAGGCAATAGCTGTTTTAAAGCAGGCTGAGGATAATATTATCAAAGAGAAAGCGCTGTTAAAGTGTTTGTCTATCTGTATGCAGGCTCGTAATCATCAATGTTCATTGCAGACCTTAGAGGCCCTATGTAGTGTGTCGCTAAATTACATGATTCCTTATGCCGATTTTTTAAAGACAATCGGTCAATTGCCGTCTGCCATTCAAATTTTAGAAATTTACGTACAAGCGCAATCGCAAGACTTCGACGCTTGGGCGAAACTGATTCAGTTTACCCATGAAGTTGATCCGCAAAGAGCCAAGCAAATTGCCGAACAAGTGATTGAATATGATCCGGAAAACGAGATGATAAAAGCTTACTTATGA
- a CDS encoding cytidylyltransferase domain-containing protein: MQAKKVLGLIPARGGSKGIPKKNLYPIMGKPLLQYSFEAVKKSRFITDVMMSTEDSDIMNFANIWGVDTRYKRPDELATDSATTIDVVLHALDWLEEIGELPDLLILLQPTSPLRTEYEIDGAIEQFLESGCDSLVSVHKMLEHPYKCMQVKDDGWEFLAKPASYVSRRQDYKNDYFAINGALYVVTPSFLREKRNFVVEGLTELYEISSIKGTDVDELADIFQVEAYLKMASQQ; this comes from the coding sequence TTGCAAGCTAAGAAGGTATTAGGCTTAATTCCGGCTCGCGGTGGTTCGAAGGGAATTCCTAAAAAAAATCTTTATCCAATTATGGGCAAGCCCTTATTACAGTACAGTTTTGAAGCTGTGAAAAAAAGCCGTTTTATCACCGATGTCATGATGTCGACCGAAGACAGCGATATTATGAACTTTGCCAATATCTGGGGAGTTGATACGCGTTATAAGCGCCCCGATGAGTTGGCTACCGACTCAGCCACAACGATCGATGTTGTGCTTCATGCGTTAGATTGGCTCGAAGAGATCGGCGAATTGCCGGATCTGCTTATTTTGTTACAGCCAACTTCTCCTCTTAGAACCGAATATGAAATTGACGGTGCCATCGAACAGTTTTTAGAAAGTGGTTGTGATTCGCTAGTCAGCGTTCACAAGATGCTTGAGCACCCTTATAAATGCATGCAGGTTAAAGACGATGGCTGGGAATTTTTAGCCAAACCGGCAAGTTATGTTTCACGCCGTCAAGATTATAAAAACGATTATTTTGCGATCAATGGCGCCCTATATGTGGTGACGCCAAGTTTTCTTCGCGAAAAACGTAACTTCGTTGTAGAAGGGCTTACCGAACTCTATGAAATCAGTTCCATCAAGGGTACTGATGTCGATGAATTAGCTGATATTTTCCAAGTGGAAGCTTACCTGAAAATGGCCTCGCAGCAATAA
- a CDS encoding nucleotidyltransferase family protein translates to MQLFDWHSIAISPSDSIREALTVLDQQSLQIVLVVDDNQALVGTVTDGDVRRALLRGETLNSEVSSAMNRSPTIGLNNETEVVWHQKMLRKSLRHLPIADENNKVIGLYYQKGQVTEVRKNPIVLMLGGQGMRLRPLTETVPKPMLMVGNQPILETIVKHIAEQGFTEFYFCINYLGEQIRKHFGNGEKWGINITYIQENAAMGTAGALSLLPLLPKEPFIVMNGDLLTKINLCSLIKFHKEHDNKVTACVREYTQQVPYGVVELDGSYVSQMVEKPSYRYFVNAGIYCLSPETLQLVPQNEFYDMPTLIAEILSDKEKVGGFPITEYWMDIGQMPDFEQAQMDYEVYFNHLDEVG, encoded by the coding sequence ATGCAACTATTTGATTGGCATTCCATTGCAATATCTCCGTCGGACTCTATAAGGGAAGCCTTAACGGTTCTGGATCAACAGTCGTTACAGATTGTTTTGGTTGTTGATGACAATCAGGCGCTGGTCGGCACAGTCACAGACGGTGATGTGCGTCGCGCCTTGCTTCGCGGTGAAACTTTGAACAGTGAAGTATCTTCGGCGATGAACCGGTCGCCGACAATCGGATTGAATAACGAGACCGAAGTGGTTTGGCATCAAAAGATGTTGCGTAAGTCTTTACGTCATTTACCGATTGCCGATGAGAATAACAAAGTCATTGGCCTGTATTATCAAAAAGGGCAGGTGACGGAAGTTCGCAAAAACCCGATTGTATTGATGTTGGGTGGTCAAGGAATGCGTTTGCGTCCATTAACGGAAACGGTTCCTAAACCTATGTTGATGGTGGGCAATCAACCGATTCTGGAAACCATCGTCAAGCATATCGCCGAGCAGGGGTTCACCGAGTTCTATTTTTGTATCAATTACTTGGGTGAACAGATTCGTAAGCATTTCGGCAATGGTGAAAAATGGGGGATCAATATCACCTATATTCAGGAAAATGCCGCCATGGGAACAGCCGGCGCGTTAAGCCTGCTACCGTTGTTACCGAAAGAGCCGTTTATTGTGATGAACGGTGATCTGCTAACGAAAATCAATTTGTGCTCGTTGATCAAATTCCATAAAGAGCATGACAACAAAGTCACCGCCTGCGTTAGAGAATACACACAACAAGTGCCGTATGGTGTGGTTGAGCTGGACGGAAGCTACGTCTCTCAGATGGTGGAAAAACCGAGTTACCGCTATTTTGTTAATGCCGGTATCTATTGTTTATCACCGGAAACCTTGCAGTTGGTTCCGCAAAACGAGTTTTACGATATGCCTACGCTGATTGCTGAAATTCTTTCGGATAAAGAAAAAGTAGGCGGTTTCCCGATTACCGAATATTGGATGGACATTGGACAGATGCCGGATTTTGAACAGGCTCAAATGGACTACGAAGTATATTTTAATCATTTGGATGAGGTAGGTTAG